From a region of the Torulaspora globosa chromosome 7, complete sequence genome:
- a CDS encoding uncharacterized protein (ancestral locus Anc_3.132), whose protein sequence is MGAIELDQKLLQKLVSRKASLEELEKLESNCVLDTFHYEDAFELGSLVRRTARELFPERCVAIDVSASNGHSLFRAVTFRGSSLDNDNWIERKRKTALRFSRSTFYMGNKKGNLSPEDKFFVDSKEYAFHGGAVPIFLNQCDYPVGCLTVSGLKQEEDHLLAVTCLTKYAQRTAPALDLD, encoded by the coding sequence ATGGGTGCTATCGAATTGGATCAGAAGTTGTTGCAGAAGTTGGTGTCCAGAAAAGCATCACTCGAGGAATTGGAAAAGCTCGAGAGCAACTGCGTGTTGGACACATTCCACTACGAGGATGCCTTTGAGCTAGGTTCGCTCGTCAGAAGAACGGCAAGGGAATTGTTTCCTGAGAGATGTGTTGCAATTGACGTGTCAGCATCTAATGGACACTCCCTCTTTCGAGCTGTTACGTTTCGCGGGAGCAGTTTAGATAACGACAACTGGATTGagaggaaaaggaagacTGCCTTGCGATTCAGTCGCTCTACTTTCTACATGGGCAACAAGAAGGGAAACCTGTCGCCAGAAGACAAGTTTTTTGTTGATTCAAAAGAGTATGCTTTTCATGGAGGTGCAGTACCTATCTTCTTGAACCAATGCGACTATCCAGTTGGGTGCCTCACCGTCAGCGGTCTGAAACAGGAGGAGGACCACTTGTTGGCTGTCACTTGCTTGACCAAATACGCTCAAAGAACTGCTCCGGCCCTCGACCTGGATTAG
- the SIT4 gene encoding type 2A-related serine/threonine-protein phosphatase SIT4 (ancestral locus Anc_3.142) has protein sequence MVEKGPDEWLERIKKCQSLTENEMKQLCEMVKELLMEESNIQPVQTPVTVCGDIHGQFHDLLELFRTAGGFPDDINYIFLGDYVDRGYYSLETFTLLMCLKVKYSSRITLVRGNHESRQITQVYGFYEECLNKYGSTTVWKYCCQVFDFLTLAAIIDGKILCVHGGLSPEIRMLDQIRVLSRAQEVPHEGGFSDLLWSDPDNVEAWQVSPRGAGWLFGSKVAREFNHVNGLNLIARAHQLVMEGFKYHFPEKDVVTVWSAPNYCYRCGNVASVMKVEEDLEPTFKIFSAVPDDYIQEATASHNNQRGGYFL, from the coding sequence ATGGTAGAAAAGGGGCCAGATGAGTGGCTGGAGAGGATCAAGAAGTGCCAATCGCTGACAGAAAATGAGATGAAGCAGCTCTGTGAGATGGTGAAGGAGCTGCTGATGGAGGAGAGCAATATCCAGCCAGTGCAAACGCCGGTGACTGTATGTGGGGATATTCACGGACAGTTCCACGATCTCTTGGAGCTCTTCCGGACCGCTGGAGGGTTTCCCGACGATATCAACTATATCTTCCTTGGAGACTACGTAGATCGCGGGTATTACAGTTTGGAGACTTTCACGCTGTTGATGTGCCTGAAGGTCAAGTATTCCTCGAGGATTACGCTAGTCAGAGGGAACCACGAGTCGAGACAGATCACGCAAGTGTACGGATTCTACGAAGAGTGTCTGAACAAGTATGGTTCCACCACGGTATGGAAGTACTGCTGCCAGGTGTTTGACTTCCTGACGTTGGCGGCGATCATCGACGGAAAAATACTGTGTGTTCATGGCGGTCTTTCGCCCGAAATAAGGATGCTTGACCAGATCAGAGTGCTCTCCAGAGCTCAGGAGGTGCCACACGAAGGTGGCTTCTCAGATCTGCTCTGGAGCGACCCCGATAACGTGGAAGCATGGCAAGTGTCGCCCCGCGGTGCCGGCTGGCTCTTTGGCAGCAAAGTGGCGCGCGAGTTTAACCATGTTAACGGTCTGAACCTGATCGCGCGGGCCCATCAGCTGGTCATGGAAGGCTTCAAGTACCACTTCCCCGAGAAGGACGTCGTCACCGTCTGGTCCGCACCCAACTACTGCTACCGATGCGGTAACGTCGCCAGTGTCATGAAAGTCGAGGAGGACCTGGAGCCCaccttcaagatcttctccgCTGTACCGGACGACTACATCCAAGAAGCGACAGCCAGTCATAACAACCAGAGGGGTGGATACTTCTTATAG
- the PEX8 gene encoding Pex8p (ancestral locus Anc_3.136) has translation MSMPIDTDDQAINHLLTVLAQDKSVSSPAVLNNLVYYTPRTKSVPQLIRLVNAIFKGTSRPEFNVLELFEMSQAIAQWKLEISEPAIPPAEFYKIWDSCFRECYSWTRSKLSILAGILSTRENFRSLETGNFIDDSRQIIKLYDSWKRDIFIPTWCEFVKRSNRDIASLILIYAAISSPSDACRYGFLPWNVVTIHLSRLFLRHMTAPGQAEPFFEKNLSRMAKTLQTSLTKSDKSVVSDFLSLLCRGSYDLAFFELRNQTQTKDYSKQYYSHVLFTAVVSLNSILQTTAKAPTSWYAQVVMILFNLNFIAEDIGIVGFDSYQSVYEIVCKGITLADDQAVYYDTVKVMNGNIWGGTWSGNKVNRAKLLFMLRFMGSTLSELSSIPIPFINDFIQPLQKVYMDSTEEDIRESAHIMTLSIFSSHNNDADFLRWECQNYLPYLDLSTNQFLRQKISDKQLILIYQKMSSQLPILQHVDGHLSREALHYTYLTILNCPPQQLKEQAVLLKCLIFQILYSNEHHLVDWLDTTQELLSSIKFTNEQRHDIITTLWDVVSHSKSDVAFKWWYGRLDAIRSRL, from the coding sequence ATGTCAATGCCAATCGATACGGATGATCAAGCGATAAATCATTTATTGACCGTACTGGCGCAGGATAAGTCAGTATCCAGTCCCGCTGTTTTAAACAACCTGGTGTATTACACTCCGAGAACAAAATCAGTGCCACAGCTAATCCGCTTGGTCAATGCAATATTTAAAGGTACTAGCAGACCAGAGTTTAATGTTCTGGAGCTTTTTGAGATGTCACAAGCCATTGCTCAATGGAAACTGGAAATTTCGGAACCTGCGATTCCTCCTGCAGAGTTCTATAAGATCTGGGATTCCTGCTTTAGAGAATGCTACTCATGGACGAGGTCCAAACTGTCTATTCTCGCAGGAATCTTGAGCACGAGAGAGAACTTCAGGTCTCTAGAAACCGGcaatttcatcgatgactCTCGGCAGATAATAAAACTATATGATAGTTGGAAGCGGGATATATTCATTCCAACGTGGTGCGAGTTTGTCAAGAGGTCTAATAGAGATATTGCGAGCCTAATATTGATCTATGCTGCTATAAGTTCCCCGTCTGACGCCTGCAGGTATGGTTTCTTGCCGTGGAACGTTGTTACTATCCACTTATCACGGCTGTTCCTGCGACATATGACTGCTCCCGGCCAAGCAGAACctttcttcgagaagaatcTCAGCCGAATGGCAAAAACGTTGCAAACCTCCTTGACAAAGAGTGACAAGTCTGTTGTTAGCGATTTTCTATCATTGTTGTGCAGAGGGTCATACGATCTAGCCTTTTTCGAGCTTCGAAATCAGACGCAAACGAAGGATTATTCGAAGCAGTACTACTCACACGTTCTTTTTACCGCCGTCGTGTCCCTCAATTCAATCTTACAAACGACGGCTAAAGCGCCGACTTCCTGGTATGCTCAAGTTGTTATGATTCTATTCAACCTCAATTTCATAGCTGAGGACATAGGGATCGTTGGGTTTGACTCTTACCAGAGTGTTTATGAGATAGTGTGCAAGGGGATCACCCTGGCAGACGACCAGGCGGTATATTATGATACTGTGAAGGTCATGAACGGCAACATATGGGGTGGTACATGGAGCGGGAACAAGGTCAACCGAGCAAAGTTGCTCTTCATGCTGAGGTTTATGGGATCTACCCTTTCCGAGCTGTCATCGATTCCCATTCCTTTCATCAACGATTTCATCCAGCCCTTGCAGAAAGTGTACATGGATTCGACAGAGGAAGACATAAGAGAATCGGCCCACATTATGACTCTGTCAATTTTCAGCAGTCATAACAACGACGCCGACTTTCTGCGATGGGAGTGCCAAAACTACCTGCCATATCTGGATCTCTCCACGAATCAATTCTTGCGGCAGAAGATATCTGACAAACAGCTCATCTTGATTTACCAGAAGATGTCCTCTCAACTGCCCATCCTACAACATGTGGACGGACATTTGTCGAGGGAAGCACTCCATTACACATATCTAACGATTCTAAACTGTCCTCCACAGCAGTTGAAGGAGCAAGCTGTACTCCTGAAATGCTTGATATTCCAAATACTATATTCGAACGAGCACCATTTGGTTGATTGGCTGGACACTACACAGGAATTACTGTCATCGATCAAGTTTACAAACGAACAAAGACACGATATTATAACCACTCTCTGGGACGTCGTATCGCACAGCAAATCCGACGTGGCTTTCAAGTGGTGGTACGGCAGGTTGGATGCCATAAGAAGTAGATTGTAG
- the THP1 gene encoding Thp1p (ancestral locus Anc_3.141): MMDYSLAQFYQDVSNGAFQVMVVDLDLNGQRIAALQRELQGRPNDGHLMDDKALEEAVESQDFRFNGRGWTRFNIMITSFLQFCRDVDPWSLWRSCDLIFKFYQDLGNCLLNDSYPIDPLVPLFTELTNYVVNLATILDANSVKLNTRPHQFLSHTSAVISKVFNSVKPPRTSEDDVSNGNAVGLPEKQRILLYLVNKLNNLYFRIKSPQLCSNIFKNFKPKAMTSSFAQYPIREQIEYRYLLGRYYLLNHRVTNAFVQLNTAFSQLMLIAMTAGPDSQPQIRRNLSRILRYLVPAGLMLGKSPRIAYLSEIDPSLSEKYASLLHHMRNGNIRALNAWLAHHENSLRRDHLLLILLEKLPMICYRNLIRTVVQTCTIPQNTGKIPYAQIEAAFKLSIGELTPEKIDIHTAIHRPDNVENVLVTLINLGLLRGNCFPMLRLCVVKKTQAIREILPSIQERILATFPLNSEDSWLDD; the protein is encoded by the coding sequence ATGATGGACTACTCCCTTGCCCAGTTCTATCAAGATGTCAGTAATGGAGCGTTTCAGGTTATGGTAGTTGATTTAGACCTCAATGGGCAGCGGATAGCGGCGCTGCAGAGAGAACTACAGGGTCGCCCAAATGACGGGCATTTGATGGACGACAAAGCATTGGAGGAAGCAGTCGAATCCCAAGACTTCAGATTCAACGGCAGAGGCTGGACCAGATTCAATATTATGATAACGTCATTTCTGCAGTTCTGCAGAGACGTCGATCCATGGTCGCTCTGGCGCAGTTGCgacttgatcttcaagttttACCAAGACTTGGGGAACTGCCTGCTGAATGATTCGTACCCCATCGACCCGCTCGTTCCGCTGTTCACAGAATTGACAAATTATGTGGTAAACTTGGCGACTATACTTGATGCGAATAGCGTGAAATTGAATACGAGACCGCATCAATTCCTATCACATACATCAGCAGTGATATCCAAGGTTTTTAATAGCGTAAAACCACCAAGAACTAGCGAGGATGACGTTTCGAATGGCAATGCGGTAGGTCTGCCGGAGAAGCAACGCATTCTGCTGTACCTAGTGAACAAGCTGAATAACCTGTATTTCCGAATCAAATCGCCGCAGCTATGTTCGAACATTTTTAAGAATTTCAAGCCAAAAGCCATGACTTCCTCTTTTGCCCAGTACCCGATCAGAGAGCAAATAGAGTACCGCTACCTTCTTGGACGATACTATCTGCTGAACCACCGGGTTACTAATGCATTTGTTCAGTTGAATACAGCGTTCAGTCAGCTCATGTTGATAGCCATGACCGCAGGACCGGATTCGCAGCCGCAGATCAGACGAAATTTATCACGAATATTGCGTTACTTGGTTCCAGCGGGCTTAATGCTGGGCAAAAGCCCCAGGATTGCATATTTAAGCGAGATCGACCCAAGTCTATCGGAGAAATACGCATCCCTGCTTCATCACATGCGAAACGGGAACATCAGGGCTCTGAACGCGTGGCTAGCGCATCACGAAAACAGTCTACGAAGAGACCATTTACTCTTGATCCTACTGGAGAAGCTGCCGATGATCTGCTACCGAAATCTCATAAGGACGGTGGTTCAAACGTGCACGATCCCCCAGAATACCGGGAAAATCCCTTACGCGCAGATAGAAGCAGCTTTCAAGCTCTCCATTGGAGAGCTCACACCAGAAAAAATTGACATACACACTGCTATTCATCGTCCCGACAACGTGGAGAACGTCCTAGTGACGCTGATCAATTTGGGCCTTCTGAGAGGCAATTGCTTCCCCATGCTGCGGCTATGtgtggtcaagaagactCAGGCGATCAGGGAAATACTGCCCTCAATACAGGAGAGGATTCTCGCCACATTTCCACTCAATTCAGAGGATTCATGGCTAGATGATTGA
- the SMD1 gene encoding mRNA splicing protein SMD1 (ancestral locus Anc_3.139), with protein MKLVYFLKKLRNEQVTVELKNGTTVWGTLQNVSPQMNATLTNVKLSLARSASSTAGSSALAGMYLSDSQLSLGSSSDGSVRPTASLQYINIRGNTIRQIILPDSLNLDALLVDEEQWRRLKRTDRITSESSKKRRADFVSNPVKRIRRGV; from the coding sequence ATGAAGTTGGTCtattttttgaagaaacttcgCAACGAGCAGGTTACGGTagagttgaagaatggtaCCACTGTATGGGGTACATTGCAGAATGTGTCACCTCAAATGAACGCGACATTGACCAATGTCAAGCTATCACTAGCCAGGAGCGCTAGCAGCACAGCGGGATCCAGTGCCTTGGCTGGTATGTATCTGTCCGATAGTCAGCTCTCCCTCGGTTCCAGCTCAGATGGCTCCGTGAGGCCAACAGCTTCTTTGCAATACATCAATATTCGTGGTAACACCATCAGACAGATTATTTTGCCAGATTCGTTAAACCTAGATGCTCTGCTTGTAGATGAGGAGCAATGGAGAAGGCTAAAGAGGACTGATAGAATCACCAGTGAAAGCAGTAAAAAAAGACGAGCTGACTTTGTTTCAAACCCCGTCAAAAGGATACGGAGAGGGGTTtag
- a CDS encoding uncharacterized protein (ancestral locus Anc_3.131), whose product MDNASHSRILEPIDPNSVSLISSSSGSNLYSGIQDETSHSPFRTPGSPSVVDSEGALTAKWQFDRKEFEFKSNSTPSRSIDPQHQKILHVRKRRSQLMGAKPRVPSKLHHSTSKLDLLDKEKLTSFPIPPPRGSQPSQNVKRLKLNPINEIRIHNTKEDRRISYGFPGKRGPLQEEEGDEDDSNEHPIVLVEDYIPIEEWSRGNAAGKRLSLSNLRSKMSKRSDMHLPVRLINTSRKECSKTPSSSVTLIPHILDDNFMHEDSVCSLQENGAQTLSLRDDEAVSSSFQHMIRSLIKNEEKEDSDEYLSGLRLNSSLKKCVVCEKPLYEISSILGEASHFKEIVCDKCTERYEEAAKIFEDYEFETSLDSSHDSSLNSLEGAVQLSHTENPEQQVTSFTAQQRTRFSNELIRRLQLQSSGVSTPQRKDNLDNGLLLWFMEAKKRITELLTKNRNAASGVSK is encoded by the coding sequence ATGGACAACGCTTCTCACTCCAGAATCCTTGAGCCGATCGATCCCAATTCAGTATCACTGatatcctcatcttccgGTTCCAACCTTTACAGCGGGATACAGGATGAAACATCTCATTCACCATTTAGGACGCCTGGCAGTCCCAGCGTTGTCGATAGCGAAGGTGCCTTAACAGCCAAATGGCAATTTGATCGAAAAGAGTTTGAATTTAAGAGCAATAGCACCCCTTCCAGATCAATTGATCCGCAGCATCAAAAGATTCTACATGTAAGGAAAAGACGCTCACAGTTAATGGGCGCAAAACCAAGGGTACCTTCTAAACTTCACCATTCTACTTCTAAGCTGGACTTACTAGATAAGGAGAAATTGACAAGTTTTCCCATACCACCACCTCGTGGTTCTCAGCCGAGCCAAAACgtgaagagattgaagctCAATCCTATCAATGAAATTCGGATACACAACACAAAAGAGGATAGGCGCATCAGTTATGGTTTCCCTGGCAAACGTGGCCCTCTCCAGGAGGAAGAAGGGGACGAGGATGACAGCAACGAGCATCCCATAGTACTTGTTGAGGATTATATACCGATAGAAGAATGGAGCCGCGGGAATGCGGCCGGAAAGAGGCTATCGCTGTCCAATTTGAGATCTAAGATGAGTAAGAGAAGTGACATGCATTTACCTGTAAGATTAATAAACACTAGCAGAAAAGAATGCTCCAAAACTCCCAGCTCCTCTGTAACATTGATTCCCCATATTCTAGACGATAATTTCATGCATGAAGATTCTGTCTGCAGTTTGCAGGAGAATGGCGCTCAAACGCTCAGTTTGAGGGATGATGAAGCAGTATCGTCATCATTCCAACATATGATTCGGAGCTTAatcaaaaatgaagaaaaggaggaTAGCGACGAGTATTTATCCGGGCTGCGATTAAACTCAAGCCTAAAGAAATGTGTCGTTTGCGAGAAACCGCTGTATGAAATAAGTTCCATATTGGGTGAGGCAAGCcatttcaaagagattgtcTGCGATAAGTGTACCGAAAGATATGAGGAAGCCGCCAAAATCTTCGAGGACTATGAGTTTGAGACATCGCTGGACTCTTCGCATGATTCCTCCCTCAATAGCTTGGAGGGTGCAGTCCAGCTGTCGCACACAGAAAATCCTGAGCAGCAAGTTACATCTTTCACAGCACAGCAGAGAACAAGATTTTCAAACGAGCTTATCCGGAGATTACAATTGCAGTCATCTGGTGTTTCAACTCCTCAGCGTAAAGACAATCTTGACAATGGGTTGCTTTTATGGTTTATggaggccaagaagagaattACTGAACTACTAACAAAAAACCGAAACGCAGCCAGCGGAGTGAGCAAATAG
- the PRP38 gene encoding U4/U6-U5 snRNP complex subunit PRP38 (ancestral locus Anc_3.138), translated as MSFEFHVESYLSSKQLNNQSVSLVIPRLARDRIHNVMYYKVNLHPVAMRGDTLKQLINIIVRDFGTLKDQSVNATHVLGGFEFKCILMKLVELRPTWDQLQVLLQEGESGFSNKYIVALVLTYLRIQYYYLQDESDLAKSIVGIFKMYICDYRKMKSVALDMDCWSPSQSVSVCIVHTDELVDWLVTRDEVWGFPLGKCQWCQGLDRDSSSSGESSSESDEED; from the coding sequence ATGTCCTTTGAGTTCCATGTCGAGTCTTATCTGTCTAGCAAGCAGCTGAATAACCAGTCTGTTTCCTTGGTGATTCCCAGACTCGCCAGAGATCGAATCCACAATGTTATGTACTACAAAGTGAATCTGCATCCAGTGGCTATGAGAGGAGACACCCTCAAGCAATTGATCAACATCATAGTGCGAGATTTCGGTACTTTGAAGGATCAATCCGTGAATGCAACGCATGTTCTTGGCGGTTTTGAGTTCAAGTGcatattgatgaagcttGTGGAATTGAGACCAACCTGGGATCAACTGCAGGTTCTGTTGCAAGAGGGAGAATCGGGCTTCAGTAACAAATATATAGTAGCGCTCGTTTTGACCTACTTGAGAATCCAGTATTACTATTTGCAGGATGAAAGTGACCTGGCGAAGAGCATTGTCGGCATCTTTAAGATGTACATCTGTGATTAtagaaagatgaagagcGTAGCGCTAGACATGGATTGTTGGTCCCCATCACAAAGCGTCAGCGTGTGTATCGTTCACACGGATGAGCTTGTCGACTGGCTGGTCACCAGAGATGAGGTCTGGGGATTCCCGCTAGGCAAGTGCCAGTGGTGCCAGGGCCTGGACCGagacagcagcagcagcggaGAATCAAGCAGCGAAagcgacgaagaagactaA
- the DSC2 gene encoding Dsc2p (ancestral locus Anc_3.135), with the protein MSMETPSGLFRFPITKLCMVSTGAVALSASVANYKYIFLARYEPFISDYKQYYRYFIFQLGCANETDVALVILLWYQFRNLERIMGSYKYISVLSLALVYTTLCLAGLNLLLNSLLPWKMLNSLCTGPLALILAMFHFYKEYTPQIYEFDILLTQPWTRRSNKKQHKWQLNDQFLVNALVIILLLNQGFSGIGCGFIGWLCGIFLDRGLFPGVDRWRLPFIERLLISTGFNDSNDAILDDADRYRDIDTDAAGGNGNEPLSLDDENANDEPARPLGVQFLDTFRR; encoded by the coding sequence ATGTCAATGGAAACTCCCTCTGGTCTTTTCCGCTTTCCGATCACGAAGCTATGTATGGTGAGCACGGGAGCTGTGGCACTCTCTGCCTCAGTGGCCAATTACAAGTACATCTTTCTAGCGCGATATGAGCCGTTCATCTCTGATTATAAGCAGTATTACAGATACTTTATATTCCAGTTGGGATGTGCAAACGAGACGGATGTAGCGTTAGTTATACTCCTGTGGTATCAGTTCAGGAATTTGGAAAGAATCATGGGATCCTACAAATACATTAGTGTGCTTTCATTGGCGCTAGTTTACACCACATTATGCCTAGCGGGtctgaatcttcttttgaattCTCTTTTGCCATGGAAAATGCTCAATTCTCTTTGTACAGGTCCTTTAGCTCTCATATTGGCGATGTTCCACTTCTACAAAGAGTACACTCCACAGATATACGAGTTTGACATCCTACTGACGCAGCCCTGGACAAGACGATCAAATAAGAAGCAGCACAAGTGGCAGTTAAATGATCAGTTTCTTGTGAATGCTCTTGTGATCATTTTGCTGTTAAATCAAGGATTTTCTGGCATTGGCTGTGGGTTTATCGGCTGGCTCTGTGGGATATTCCTTGATAGAGGTCTGTTCCCCGGTGTTGATCGTTGGAGACTGCCGTTCATCGAGAGGCTCCTTATCTCTACGGGCTTCAACGATTCGAACGATGCCATTCTGGATGACGCTGATCGCTACAGAGACATAGATACCGACGCTGCTGGTGGCAACGGTAACGAACCACTTAGCCTCGACGATGAAAATGCTAACGATGAACCGGCACGTCCGTTAGGTGTGCAGTTCTTGGATACTTTCAGGAGATGA
- the PAC10 gene encoding tubulin-binding prefolding complex subunit PAC10 (ancestral locus Anc_3.134) translates to MDTLFNSTKTNPRGIPEAPFVEKVEAYIKDPNDFDMCFSKFQERLSKYKFMQESKLSNIRQLNTRIPDIENTLKICRTLKSQNKPVGTSYQLNDTLFTKALVETGEDMKVGLWLGADVMLEYPVDEAIDLLTEKLEKAKKDLEISTEDMEFLRENITTMEVNCARLYNWDVERRQAMKQTEEATQNLTI, encoded by the coding sequence ATGGATACGTTATTCAATTCCACCAAGACCAACCCAAGAGGGATTCCTGAAGCACCGTTTGTTGAAAAGGTGGAGGCTTATATTAAGGACCCCAATGACTTTGATATGTGCTTTAGCAAGTTCCAAGAACGATTGTCGAAATACAAATTCATGCAAGAATCCAAGCTGAGCAACATAAGGCAATTGAATACCAGAATCCCCGATATTGAAAATACGTTAAAGATCTGTCGCACATTAAAATCGCAGAATAAACCTGTAGGCACCAGCTACCAACTGAATGATACCCTTTTCACCAAGGCGTTGGTCGAGACTGGAGAGGATATGAAAGTGGGTCTCTGGCTCGGCGCAGATGTTATGCTGGAGTATCCGGTAGACGAAGCCATCGATCTGCTGACtgagaaactggagaaggccaagaaggactTGGAAATATCGACTGAAGATATGGAGTTCCTGAGGGAAAATATAACTACGATGGAGGTGAACTGCGCCAGGTTGTACAATTGGGATGTGGAGAGGAGGCAGGCTATGAAGCAAACCGAAGAAGCTACGCAAAACTTGACAATTTAA
- the UPF3 gene encoding Upf3p (ancestral locus Anc_3.140): MDGMQPSIPRDPFRNKEAGSLKPNQVNEDENCSRTTSTSSRKPGTSKSKVGRARRRDRHGRKSDDSGFKLVLRLLPPDLSEDEFLKTLKTEIGDMINLGIDGWYYVQGHYSVKFRSEPVYSRCYLYFNDMEQLGKFASRVQPIRFVDDKDNAANAVAKVSPYNKRLVTDPPKNAQSKQSLEGTIKEDPLFQTFLKSLKILEERTSDYSYADVSIMKPLEKELAKRRSIESEIEKRTEMALIALTGDIEKKSKSKGKKKNKKKDKVSKEAGEVATEPTSSVDRKRKKAKKKTTKPDVKTNNVEKNNNVVILEAAGRKELQRRKKLQMEKEKMAGRADPAVTKKKSRSKGKPSDSSGDIQNLSNLKLKRETAEHS, translated from the coding sequence ATGGATGGCATGCAACCCAGCATCCCCAGGGATCCTTTTCGAAATAAGGAAGCTGGCAGTTTGAAGCCCAACCAAGTGAATGAGGACGAGAATTGTAGTCGGACGACATCAACGTCATCTCGCAAACCAGGCACGAGTAAATCCAAGGTTGGCAGAGCTagacgaagagatcgacATGGCAGAAAGAGTGACGATTCCGGATTCAAACTAGTGTTGAGACTGTTACCGCCTGATTTGAGCGAAGATGAATTCCTGAAGACCCTCAAGACAGAGATAGGCGATATGATAAATCTGGGCATTGATGGCTGGTACTATGTCCAAGGGCACTATTCTGTGAAATTCCGCTCTGAGCCTGTCTATTCCCGCTGCTACTTGTATTTTAATGATATGGAACAGCTTGGGAAATTTGCGAGCAGGGTCCAACCTATCAGGTTCGTGGATGACAAAGATAACGCTGCTAATGCAGTTGCTAAAGTTTCGCCTTACAACAAGAGGCTCGTCACTGACCCGCCCAAGAACGCTCAGTCCAAGCAGTCTTTGGAGGGTACAATTAAGGAAGATCCTCTGTTTCAAACCTTCCTTAAATCTCTGAAAATATTGGAAGAGAGAACATCAGACTATTCGTATGCTGATGTCAGCATCATGAAGCCGCTGGAGAAAGAGTTAGCCAAGAGGAGGAGCATTGAGTCCGAAATCGAGAAGAGGACTGAAATGGCTTTGATAGCTTTGACTGGCGACATTGAAAAGAAGTCAAAGAGTAAGGgcaaaaagaagaataagaagaaggataaggTGTCTAAAGAAGCTGGGGAAGTCGCCACGGAACCCACCTCCAGTGTGGATCGTAAacgaaagaaagcaaagaagaaaacaacCAAACCTGATGTCAAAACCAATAACGTCGAGAAGAATAACAACGTTGTCATTCTCGAGGCTGCCGGAAGGAAAGAGCTAcaaaggaggaagaaattacagatggagaaggaaaagatggcaGGACGTGCTGACCCTGCCgtgacgaagaagaaatctcGATCAAAGGGCAAACCAAGCGATTCTAGCGGTGATATTCAAAATCTATCGAACCTGAAACTCAAAAGAGAAACTGCTGAGCACTCCTAA
- the MRPL25 gene encoding mitochondrial 54S ribosomal protein mL59 (ancestral locus Anc_3.137), with the protein MSTSQFFDLLPAQLKRFFNRYPPSIKFASKPISTHSIEANPFLPNKHPVTGRYHEPKYSLRRSSVLYKMAYTYGVQDMLPPMKKKFFEDKYHNKKMMKGVLLPKGHKHELQREAKLAKMQEAIKNADKFIIEAKGAKYKRKLEAKKNSNARTWF; encoded by the coding sequence ATGTCTACCAGTCAGTTCTTCGATTTACTACCggctcaattgaaaaggTTCTTCAACAGATACCCCCCGTCGATTAAATTTGCATCAAAACCGATCTCCACTCATTCGATCGAAGCCAACCCATTCCTCCCCAACAAGCATCCTGTAACCGGTCGCTACCATGAACCCAAATACTCTCTGAGGCGGTCCAGCGTTTTGTACAAGATGGCGTATACCTACGGTGTTCAAGATATGTTACCtccaatgaagaagaagttctttgaagacaAATACCAcaacaaaaagatgatgaaaggTGTTCTACTCCCTAAAGGGCACAAGCATGAACTGCAGCGTGAGGCAAAGCTAGCGAAGATGCAAGAGGCTATCAAAAACGCGGACAAGTTCATTATCGAGGCCAAAGGTGCCAAGTACAAGAGAAAACTtgaagccaagaagaattcgAACGCCAGGACATGGTTCTGA